TGTAAGAAGGTTTACTTTATAGTCTCGACTCCAACACTTTCGGAACCAGTTAGAGTAATTCTGTAAAGGAGGAGTAAAATGTAATTAGCACAACAGTGGAAATATGAACGAAGTAGGATAAAAATTAAGGAAGTTATTATTGTgaatttaaaattgattattgTGAAATTCAGTAAACGGTTCTCAAACaatcaatataaaaatatgcaaattagctagCTGCGATGTCATTTCCTCACATCTTGCTACATCGGGTGTAAACAACATGTTGAGATTGCCAGGTGGTTTTATTAAAACGCAGTTACACCCCGGTCTAGTTAATACTAATAGGTTTGATCcatatttcttattttaatTTATGCAGCTCTGAATTACATTTCGCTTTAcaataaaaatagcaaaaactGAGTTATCGtcaggtttttgttgttgttgtacacTGGAAAATTGTGTGATTATGACATCatatcatcagctcactcatttgcttAATCATATTAACTGCGGGAGAACTATTTCTtcatattgcaactgattgaacaAGTCCTCTATCGATGTATACATACAGAATATTACGCGTTTTGAGTACAATATCCATGAGAAACATACGCTTACATGGCCATGTACTTAGCGTCAATGTATGCGAGTGTTTTTCCTTTATTGGGACtacatttcaaaaatttgcaaCACCTCAcgatttcataactttccttGCATATAAGAGAAGTGCCAAATCGTGAGCGTCCCGTAAGAATTTGGTCTTAAAGTCTATTCTTCTCAGACTAAAAGCAGTACAGAATTTTGACCCGTAAATTCCTCACACCAGTGAATAAAATTGACCCTCCCAAGACATGTCACTCttaaagaataaacaaacaaaaaatgttgatgCTAAATATAAAGGAATTCATGGagattttcccttttttttttttgctggtttACTGCTTTCTGTTTTATCCCTTAATTTCACATGAATCTCCATGGGAAATTAGCTATGGGTTGAAGGTACAATTCCTGACAATACTGGGGCATATACGTTAAAATTGATTAAGGCAGCTCACCCACATTTACTACTACAACTTTCTTGTAATTGTGTTTTAAACGATTTAGAGCTCTAGATCATGAATACTTCAAGACAAAACTGCTTCTCATccggttcttcttctttttcttcttcttcttcttcttctttttgcaaCCCAGGTGAAAGGAGATCAAGTAAAACATGGAGAAGGATATTCTAAACGCTCAGTTCCTTCTCCGAATTGCTGGAAAGGTGGATATGGCACAAACTAGCGCAACCACATTCAGCACCATCCTTGGGTTCGAAGCGGCTGAGGGTAGTAATGCCATGATTGGTGGCTTTCTTGTAATGAACCCTAAGGAAGCAATCACGAACTTGCTCCATAAATACGTGAATAAATATGGAACGAGGGAAGAAAGTGCTGTAAAGCTTCGCAACATCCTCCGAGACAATGACGTGACAGCTGCGGCTGAAGTTTTGGAAGATGGTATGGTTACAGCAACACAACCATTAAAATTTGTGcaccatttattttattttccactttAACGTAAGATTGAACATTACAAGCTGATTCATTTCGAACGTTTATtggattcctttttttttatcctggaTTATAATATTAAGGTGAGATACTGTCTATTAATTATCTTCTTatcaatatacattgtaacattGTGTGTATacgttgtatgtatgtattataattatgttttgaaGTATTCAAACAACAATAATAGATATGTTGTGGGCATAGGTCAGTACTTAATGCATGTGATTTTAGGAGTcgaaaatataatttttctaCTTTAATGTCGCTTATGCAATCTTATTCAATCTTACCA
The DNA window shown above is from Diadema setosum chromosome 22, eeDiaSeto1, whole genome shotgun sequence and carries:
- the LOC140245041 gene encoding uncharacterized protein, yielding MEKDILNAQFLLRIAGKVDMAQTSATTFSTILGFEAAEGSNAMIGGFLVMNPKEAITNLLHKYVNKYGTREESAVKLRNILRDNDVTAAAEVLEDELVRRNIPFAAVEVPDLPSPPTEDPGDKSRSRGEPMEAK